A stretch of DNA from Bradyrhizobium algeriense:
TATTGGAACAACGTCGCGCCGCAGATCCAGACCGCCATACGCTATCTCAATGTCACCTCAAGTGGACGTCAATGGATCGCAAACCTGCACAGCAATGTTTTCCGGGCCGAGCGTGAAATGAACTTGTCCGGCCCGCAGCCGTGATCACGAGACCTTCGCCATGGAATCCGGCCGAGGCAAACGGCTGATATGTGGACGAAGTCGCCGCTAGCCGATGCCATGCTTCTTAAGAAGCGCCTGCTCATCGCCTGACACCCAGCCGAAAACTTTCGCCTCGTCATCCAGCTTCTGCACGAGGTAGTGAACCTCGAAGTCTATAGCCGTGTCCGGTTGATCCTCGCGAGCATAGGTCGCCGTCCAGGCGACATGGGCCAAACAATGGTGTTGATCTATCGGGGAGATGCGGACATCGCGTATCCGCATCTCCTTGGTCCCTATTGCCCGATAGCGGGCATATCCTTGCTCCATGACCTGCTTGAGTTGATCGTCGTTTTTCCCGGTCATGACACCGGCCGGCGAGGCCGCGATGAAATCCGAGGCATACAGCGATGCGACCTTATCCATATCCACGTCATCGCCGAGGGACCTGTTAAAAAAACTTTCGTATCGCTCGAATAGCTTCCTTACGGCAGCCTCCATCAGTCGCTCTCCCCGATTGAAATCTGGTGGTCTCGGATCAGTATGCTGCACCGGATGCATCAGCCAGCGGTTCTATGCGCTCTAACCGGTCACGTTACCCCAAAACTTAATGGGTCCTGACCCTGGAG
This window harbors:
- a CDS encoding nuclear transport factor 2 family protein, giving the protein MEAAVRKLFERYESFFNRSLGDDVDMDKVASLYASDFIAASPAGVMTGKNDDQLKQVMEQGYARYRAIGTKEMRIRDVRISPIDQHHCLAHVAWTATYAREDQPDTAIDFEVHYLVQKLDDEAKVFGWVSGDEQALLKKHGIG